The Mycolicibacterium insubricum DNA segment GGGTACACCGCGACCAGCTCTCCGGCGCGCAGATTGTCAACGGCGACCGCATACGCCCCGGCGCCGGCGCTGCGGTCCACCGGGATGGTCTTGGACCGGGTGATCAGGAAGTTGACGCCCGGAACGTCCTTCATCTCGGCCTTGATCATGAACCGCAGCGGGCGCCGGCTGGGCTTGGTCGCCATCGCCGCCGGCAGCCAGTCGATATAGCTGGTGTGGTTGATCGCGACCACCGCCCCGCCCTCCGGCGGGATGTTCTCCAGGCCGGACAGGGCCAATTTGCTGCCCACCGCGCGCAGCCCCAGCGTGCAGGCGACCTCCAGGCTGCGGTACACCGGTTCCATCGGCGGCTACTCGGCGTCGGGCTGCGCGTCCCGGCGCGCAGCCTTGGCCGCGGCTCGTCGTTCGAGTTCCTCGGCATCCAACCGGGCAGCCTCCGCCATCGAGGGCGCCCCGCCGCCCAGGCGCTTGGGCACCCAGAACTCTCCCGGGGGATAGGGCCCGTAGGCGTCCTGCACCTGCTCCAACAGATGCTGCATCCGGGAGTGCAGCAGCGTGGTCAACTCCTGCGAGGGCAGGTTCGGCTGGATCGGCTCGCCGACGGCCACCGTGATCGGCACCTTGGGCCGCCACATCTTCTTCGGGTGGTCCTTGGTCCAGATCCGCTGGGCTCCCCACACAATGTGCGGGATGATCGGCACGTTCGCCTCGATCGCCATCCGGGCCGCCCCGGACTTGAACTCCTTGAGTTCGAAGCTGCGGCTGATGGTGGCCTCGGGGTAGACGCCGACGAACTCGCCGTCCGCCAGCCGCCGGCACGCCTCGACGAAGGAATCGCTGCCGGAGGCCCGGTCGACCGGGATGTGCTTGCAGCCGCGCATCAGCGGCCCGGTGATCTTGTGGTCGAACACCTCCTGCTTGGCCATGAACCGGACCTTGCGGCCCTTGTGCTGCAGGTACGCCGGCAGTCCGGCGAAGGTGAAGTCGAAGTAGCTGGTGTGGTTGATCGCGACGACCGCGCCGCCGGTCTCCGGAAGGTTCTCCACGCCGGTCACGGTGAACTTCAGGCCCTGGACCTTCCAGGTCAGGCGGGCCAGCTGGATGATCGTGCCGTATACGGGTTCCACGATGCTCAGCCTAATCCGCCCGGCCCCCGGCCGAACCCCCGACGGCCGCCGCGGACCTCACCGGCACCGAAAAGATCCGCGTCAACGCCCTCCGCCGCAGCCCTACGCTCGATACAGACCACCGACGACGGGGAGGGATTCCGGTGCGTGCACTCCACACACGGCTCTCGGCGGCGCTGCTGACGGCGCTGACGATCGCAGCGCCCTACCGCGCCGCCGCCGATCCGGCGCCCGATCCCTCCGTCGCCCTGTGCAGCGGGGTCGGCGGCACCTGGGACGCGGGCTCGGGCACCTGCGCGCTACTCGGCCGCAACACCAAGAAGGTCACCGTCGACACCAAAGCCCAGTACCCCGCCGACCTGATCGCCGATCCGACCTCGGGACCACCGTTGCGTGAGTTCATCACGACGTTCTTCAAGAACTTCGGTCACCCCCGCGAGGACCAAGTGCAGAATGGCGACGCGCAGTTGACCTATGCAGCCTTCCGGCACGGCACGAACACCCGCTCGGTGCTGTTCACCAACGACTGGTATCTCGGCGGCGCCCACCCGAACGACGACATCACAACCTTCACCTTCGACCTCGACGCCAAAAAGCCGCTGGCGCTGGCCGACCTGTTCTGCGCAGCGGACCCCAAGGCGGTGCTGGACCCGCTGGTCAAGAAGCACGTGTGGTCGACCTTCGACACCACCGGGACGCAGTCGTATCCGGACTACACCCGGTACACCGACGACTACCGCGCCTGGGTGCTCGACGGCGACGACCTGGTGATCCGGATGCCCGCCGGGCGCACCGGGCCGATGCACGCCGGCATGTTCGTGGCTCAGATCCCGCTCTCGGAATTGCGGCCCCAGCTGCGCGACGGCGGCTGCGCCGCCTGACCCGCGGGCGCCGCGCTGTCGCGCCGGACGGAGAGTCCCAACGTCCACAAACCCGGTGCCCAATGTCTCGACGACCGTCGGCGGTCGGCCAGGGTGCCCGGACCTACTCGCCGGTTAGACTTAGCCGGGCGGTTCACAGCGCCGGCATAGCCGAGGCGAGCCGGGCACTGCCCCATGAGCAGGACGTTTCGGGCAGCCCCCGCGACGCCGTCAGAGCAGGTCGGAAGGTATCGGAGTGCAGGTCACCAGTGTCGGTCACGCCGGCTTTCTGATCGAGACCACCGCGGGCAGCATTCTGTGCGACCCGTGGGTCAACCCGGCCTATTTCGCCTCCTGGTTCGTCTTCCCGGACAACTCGCACCTGGACTGGGACGCCCTGGGCGCCTGCGACTACCTGTACGTCTCGCATCTGCACAAGGACCACTACGACCCGGCGAACCTGGCCGCGCACGTCAACAAGAACGCCGTCGTGCTGCTGCCGGACTACCCGGTGCCGGACCTGCGCCGCGAGCTGGAGTCCCTGGGGTTCCACAACTTCTTCGAGACCACCGACTCGGTCAAGCACACCGTCAGCGGCCCCAAGGGCGATCTCGACGTGATGATCGTCGCGTTGCGTTCCCCCGCCGACGGCCCGATCGGCGACTCCGGCCTGGTGGTGTCCGACGGCCAGACGGTGCTGTTCAACATGAACGACGCCCGGCCGATCGAGCTGGACATGGTGGCCGCCGAATTCGGCCATGTCGACGTGCACGCGCTGCAGTACTCCGGGGCGATCTGGTACCCGATGGTCTACGACATGCCCGCGCGCGCCAAGGAGGCGTTCGGCGTGCAGAAGCGTCAGCGCCAGATGGATCGCTGCCGCCAGTACATCACGCAGGTCGGTGCGACGTGGGTGATCCCGTCGGCCGGTCCGCCGTGCTTCCTGGACCCGGAGCTGCGGTTCCTCAACGACGACCACGGCGACCCGGCCAACATCTTCCCCGACCAGGTGGTGTTCCTGGACCAGATGCGGGCCAACGGGCACGACGGCGGGCTGTTGATGATTCCCGGGTCGGTCGCGGATTTCACCGGCTCCCAGCTGATTTCGCTGACCCACCCGCTGCCCGACGACGAGGTGGAGGCGATCTTCACGACCGGCAAGGCCGACTACATCGAGGACTACGCGCAGCGTATGGCACCGGTACTGGCCGCCGAGAAGGCCAGTTGGGCTCCCGCCGAGGGTGATTCGCTGCTGGAGCCGCTGCGCGAGCGGTTCGAGCCGATCATGGAACAGTCCGACCAGATCTGCGACGGCATCGGCTACCCGGTGGAGCTGCGTCTCGGCGCCGAGACCGTCGTCCTGGACTTTCCGAAACGGACTGTCCGCGAACCGATCTCCGACGAGAAGTTCCGCTACGGCTTCGAGATCGCGCCGGCACTGGTGCGTACCGTGCTGCGCGACGACGAGCCGGACTGGGTCAACACCATCTTCCTGTCCACCCGGTTCAAGGCGTGGCGGGTCGGCGGCTACAACGAGTACCTGTACACCTTCTTCAAGTGTCTGACCGATGAGCGGATCGCCTACGCCGACGGCTGGTTCGCCGAAGCGCACGACGACTCCGCGTCGATCACCAAGGACGGCTGGGAGATTCAGCGCCGCTGCCCGCACCTGCTGGCCGACTTGTCCAAGTTCGGGGTCATCGAGGGCAGCACGCTGACCTGCAATCTGCACGGCTGGCAGTGGAATCTGGAGAACGGTCGCTGCCTGACCTCCAAGGGCCACGAGCTGAGGTCGCAGAAGCTGTGAGTTCCGCGCGGGAGTACGACGACGGCCTGATCCAGCTGGACGGCCGGGCAATCACCCTGCGCCGCTTCCACTTCCCGTCGGGCACCTCGAAGGTCATCCCCCTGGGCTCGATCCGCACCTGGCGGGCCGAGCCGCTGAGTTGGGTGAACCGCTATCGGCTGTGGGGCAGTTCCGATCTGCGCCGCTGGCTCCCCCTGGATCTGGCCCGGCCCAGCCGCGCCACGCTGGTCACCCTGGAGCTCGACGACGGCTGGTGGCACCCGGCGTTCACCCCGGTGCGCCCGGAGGAGTTCGTCGCGCTGCTCACCGAGGTGCTGGCCCGGGACTGACGTCCCGCAAGTACACCTTCGACACCGACGTCAGACGACGTTCTGCTCCAGTGTGGACGCCGCCGGCTCGTCCTGGTCGTAGACCCGCACGATCGCGGTGTCACCCGGCTGAAGGTAGGTCGATTCCCCCAGCTCGGTGTAGCGGGTGGCGCCGATGCCGATCAGCACGTTCTGTGGGCGCCCCGCGGCGACCAGCAGCGCGCCGACGTCCTCCAGCGGGGTGTTCGGCGAACCCTTCTGATTGGCCAGCCGGTCGACGATCCAGTCCAGCAGCCGATCCCCGAAGAACGAGTAGCCCTGCAGCGCACTGTTCACTCCGTAGGCGCGGCGCTGCCCGTCGTCGCGGACCAGGAAGCACTCCAGCCGCAGCGACGACGTCGGCCCGTCCGGGGACAGGTCGGAGATCTCGAAGAACCGGGGCGCCACGCCCTTGGAGCCGGGGCCCCAGTTCTTCTTGACGCTGATCTTCGGCGCGCCGGGCCGGCGGATCGAGCAGTCGTTGAACGCACCGAGCGCGAACGGCTCCAGGTTCGCGACGACGTCGCCGTCCCAGTTCACCCGGCAGGCCAGGCCCACCTCGGGTTCGATCTGCAAATTCAGCGGACTGCCGTCGGCGTTGGGTTCCGGGGTCCGCAGGCTCGACGAGGACAGCGGGAATTCGCCGAGGTAGCCCGGGTTGTCCGGGATGTACCAGGGGAAGATGCCCTTGGGGGCGGTGCCCTCGGAGGCGACGTTGACGAAGTCGACGGCCTCGCCGGCCTGCTCCAGGTGCCCGGCGAAGTTGCCGGCCACACCGAACCCGGCCCAGGTTCGCAGCTCGTCGAAATCCAGCTCGATCACGGGTCAGCACCTCCACACGGGGATACAGGGCAGTGCCAACCCTACTTTTGCCCGCGGTGCCCGCGAACCCGGGGCGCATCTGTCAACGGTGCCGACACCGTCCGTTCACCCAGCTCAGCGGTCGGACAGCACCTGATGGGCGGCGTTGTAGCCGGGGATGAAGGTGATCCCGGGCCCGCCGTGGCAGCCCGCACTGCCCAGGTACAGCCCGTCGACGCCGAGGGGTTGTCCGATGAAGCCCCGCGGTCCGGGCCGGTTGGGGCCGATCTGGTCCGGGTTGAGCAGGCCGTGGCAGTAGTCGCCGCCGGGAGCCCCGAACATGGTGCCCATATGGCGCGGGGTGAAGGTGGTGTGCCGCGTGATGGCGCCCTCGAAGTTCGGTGCCAGCCGGGTGATCTTGTCGATTACCCGCTGTCCCATTTCCACCTTCATCTCGCCGTAGTTCCCATCGCCCTCGATCGGGAACCACAGGGCGAACGCCGAGGCGGCGTGCTTGCCGTGCGGAGCCAGGTCGGGGTCATGCAGCGACGGGATCTGCAGCACCACGGTCGGGTCGGCCGGCACGACGCCGCGGCGGGCGTCCTCCCACTGCTGCTGCACCTCCTCGGGGGTGCAGAAGATCCCCACCGAGGCAGCCATGGCGGGTTCGTTGAGCGCCTCGTACGGCGCGGCGAAGCGCGGGGCCTCGTCCAGCGCGAAGTGCATCTGCAGATAGCTGCCGCGGTGATCGGTGCGCGCGAAGCGTGCCCGGACGTCCTCGGACAGCGCGCCCGGGTCGATCAGCTCGGTGACGGTGAGGTCCGGGGCGACGGCGGACACCACGACCGGCGCGTCGACCGTGTCGCCGGCTTCGGTGCGCACGCCGGTCACCCGCCCGTCGGCGACGAGAATCTCACCGACCTTGCTGCGCAGCCGCAGCTCGCCGCCCAGGCCGGTGAAGGTGTCGCGCAGGTGCCCGGTGAGCGTGCCGATCCCGCCGCGCAGCTTCTTCATCAGCACGGTGTTCTCGTCGGGGATGCCCAGTCCGTAGGCCAGGGCCGCGGCGCTGCCGGGCGTCGCTGGGCCGCGGTAGAGCGTGTTGACGGCCAGCACGGTGAACGAACCGCGGAGTGCGGCGTGCTTCTCCGGGTCCGGCAGGTAGCGGTCCAACACGTCGGTGACCGACCCGAACAGCATGTCGTCGATCGCCGAGCGCTCGAATTCGTTGGTGGCGCAGGCATACATCTCGTCGAGTGTCTTCGGCGGGCGGCCGGCCTCGAATCGCCCGAGCGCCCGGGTGGGCGCCTGACTCCAGGCCAGCAGCCCGGCCATGCCGTTGAGCGCCTCGACCCCGTGCACCTCGGCCAGGTGGGTCAGCAGCTTCATCGGATCGGTGTACTGGATCAGCGGCTGGTCGCCGACCCCACGCAGCGCCACCGACATCACCTCGAGGTCGATGCTGTCCAGGCCGTCCAGACCCAGTTCCGCACTGACCGCGGCCGACGTCGGGAACTGCACCGAGCCGGCGATCTCGAAGCGGTACCCGTCGAAAAGCTCGACGGTGGAAGCCATTCCGCCGGCGTAGAGCCCAGCCTCCAAACACAGCGTGCGCATTCCGGCGCGCTGCAGAATCAGGGCCGCGGCCAGCCCGTTGTGCCCGGCACCTATGACGATCGCGTCGTAGTCGGCCATCGACCCACCCTTCCCGCTCTCCGGGAACGCTGGCACGCACGGATAGTTTTGTCAATAATGACGTAACTAGATATCGCTCAGCGAGTCCAGGGCGGTACGGCACATCCTGGCCAGGTCGGCCAGCGAGCGGTCCGCTCCGAGCATCCAAACCTCCATCGCGGCGAAGACCGCCGCCGCGATGCAGCGCGCCGTCACCGCCACCCGCAATTGGTCACCGGCGGTGGTGGCGCGCAACCGTTCGGCCACCGCATCGGCGAAATCGGCCTGCACCTGCCGGATGTGGCGCACGATGCGGTCCGGGTCGAGCTCTTCGGCGCGCAGCGCGGCGATGCGGGTCACCGCTTCGACGTCGTAGGGGAACGCGAAGATCGCCGCCTGGACGGATTCGATGATCGGCTCGCCGGCCGGCCGGTCGGCCAGCGCGCTGCGGAACCATTGCAGCCCCGCGTCGTAGTCGGCGAACAGCAGGTCGTGCTTGGAGGTGAAGTGCCGGTAGAAGGTCCGCAGCGAGACACCGGCATCGGCGGCGATCTGCTCGGCGGAGGTGTCCTCCACGCCCTGGGCCAGGAACCGGACCAGCGCAGCCTGCCGCAACGCTTCGCGGGTGCGTTCGCTGCGCGCGGTCTGCGGCGCTCTGGGCATGCGGCTAAAGCTACCGCAGCACCTCGGCGTACCAGAATGTCATTATTGACAAAACTTTCGCGTCGTGGTGACACTGGGCGAATGATCTCCCTCGTCGTACACGCCGTGCTGGGCACCGCCGTCGTCGCTTGGATCGTCACGTCCAATCGCGCGGTTTTCGCGAAACCTGCTCAGGGTCCGATGTTTTCGCCGATGGAGGCCGTGTACTACGTGATCGGCATCGCCTCGATCCTGCTCGGCTGGTACTTCAACATCCGCTTCGTCAACGAGTACGCGCACCCCGGTCATCACAACCCGATCTGGGGACCGGGCAGCTGGACGCAGTACGTGCAGCTGATGTTCACCAACCCGGCGGCCGGCTCGGCCAGCCAGGACTACACGATCATCAACGTCATCCTGCTGCCGCTGTTCACCATCGTCGACGGCTACCGACGCGGGTTGCGGCGCCCGTGGCTGTTCTTCGTGTCCAGCCTGTTCACCAGCTGCGCGTTCGCCTACGCGTTCTACTTCGCGACCATGGAACGCCAGCGCCGCCATGCGCTGGCGGCCGCACCGCAGCCGTCGTCATAGCGCCGAGGGCTCAGGCCGTCGGCGCCAGCACATCCGTCCCGACGTAGGGCACCAGCGCGGAAGGGACCCGCACGCTGCCGTCGGGGCGCTGATGGTTCTCCAGGATGGCCACCAGCCAGCGGGTGGTGGCCAGCGTCCCGTTCAGCGTCGCGGCGATCTGCGGCTTGCCGTTCTCGTCGCGGTAGCGGGTGGCCAGCCGCCGCGCCTGGAACGTCGTGCAATTCGACGTCGACGTCAGCTCTCGGTAGGCACCCTGGCTCGGCACCCACGCCTCGCAGTCGTACTTGCGGGCGGCCGAGGATCCCAGGTCGCCGGCGGCGACGTCGATCACCCGGTAGGGCACCTCGATGTGGGCCAGCATCGTGCGCTGCAGCTCCAGCAGGCGCTGATGCTCGGCCTCGGCGTCCTCGGGCCGGCAGTAGAGGAACGCCTCGACCTTGTCGAACTGGTGCACCCGGATGATGCCGCGGGTGTCCTTGCCGTAGCTGCCCGCCTCCCGCCGGAAGCACGACGACCAGCCCGCGTAGCGGCGCGGCCCGTCGGACAGGTCCAGGATCTCGTCGGAGTGATACCCGGCCAGCGGCACCTCGGAGGTCCCGACCAGGTACAGGTCGTCGTCGTCCAGGTGGTAGATCTCGTCGGCGTGTGCACCGAGGAAGCCGGTGCCGCCCATCACCTCGGGTTTGACCAGCACCGGCGGGATCATCAGGGTGAACCCGGCCGATGTGGCCTCCCGTACGGCCAGCTGCAGCAGACCCAGCTGCAGCAGCGCGCCCCGGCCGGTCAGGAAGTAAAACCGTGACCCGGACACCTTCGCGCCGCGGCCCATGTCGATCAGGCCCAGCGTCTCGCCGAGTTCGAGGTGGTCTTTGGGACCGGCCAGCTCCGGCGGTGTCCCGACGGTGTCGAGCACGACGAAGTCGTCCTCCCCACCGGCCGGGACGCCGTCGACGATGACATTGCCGATCGCCAGGTGCGCGGCGTGCATGGCCGCCTCGGCGTCGTCGCGCTCGGACTCGGCGGCCTTGACCTGCGCCGACAGCTCCTTGGCGCGGGCCAGCACGGCGGGCCGCTCGTCGGACGTCGCGGTCTTGACGGCGTTGCTCACGTTCTTCTGCTCGGCGCGCAGGGCGTCGGCGGTGGCGATCGCGGCGCGGCGGGTGGCGTCGGCGGCCAGCAGAGCGTCGACCAGTTCCGGGTCCTCGCCGCGGCTGATCTGAGAGCGCCGAACACGGTCCGGGTCGTCACGGAGGAGTTTGAGGTCGATCACGCCCGCCAACCCTACTTTTGTCCG contains these protein-coding regions:
- a CDS encoding lysophospholipid acyltransferase family protein, whose translation is MEPVYGTIIQLARLTWKVQGLKFTVTGVENLPETGGAVVAINHTSYFDFTFAGLPAYLQHKGRKVRFMAKQEVFDHKITGPLMRGCKHIPVDRASGSDSFVEACRRLADGEFVGVYPEATISRSFELKEFKSGAARMAIEANVPIIPHIVWGAQRIWTKDHPKKMWRPKVPITVAVGEPIQPNLPSQELTTLLHSRMQHLLEQVQDAYGPYPPGEFWVPKRLGGGAPSMAEAARLDAEELERRAAAKAARRDAQPDAE
- a CDS encoding DUF3298 domain-containing protein, with protein sequence MRALHTRLSAALLTALTIAAPYRAAADPAPDPSVALCSGVGGTWDAGSGTCALLGRNTKKVTVDTKAQYPADLIADPTSGPPLREFITTFFKNFGHPREDQVQNGDAQLTYAAFRHGTNTRSVLFTNDWYLGGAHPNDDITTFTFDLDAKKPLALADLFCAADPKAVLDPLVKKHVWSTFDTTGTQSYPDYTRYTDDYRAWVLDGDDLVIRMPAGRTGPMHAGMFVAQIPLSELRPQLRDGGCAA
- a CDS encoding Rieske 2Fe-2S domain-containing protein codes for the protein MQVTSVGHAGFLIETTAGSILCDPWVNPAYFASWFVFPDNSHLDWDALGACDYLYVSHLHKDHYDPANLAAHVNKNAVVLLPDYPVPDLRRELESLGFHNFFETTDSVKHTVSGPKGDLDVMIVALRSPADGPIGDSGLVVSDGQTVLFNMNDARPIELDMVAAEFGHVDVHALQYSGAIWYPMVYDMPARAKEAFGVQKRQRQMDRCRQYITQVGATWVIPSAGPPCFLDPELRFLNDDHGDPANIFPDQVVFLDQMRANGHDGGLLMIPGSVADFTGSQLISLTHPLPDDEVEAIFTTGKADYIEDYAQRMAPVLAAEKASWAPAEGDSLLEPLRERFEPIMEQSDQICDGIGYPVELRLGAETVVLDFPKRTVREPISDEKFRYGFEIAPALVRTVLRDDEPDWVNTIFLSTRFKAWRVGGYNEYLYTFFKCLTDERIAYADGWFAEAHDDSASITKDGWEIQRRCPHLLADLSKFGVIEGSTLTCNLHGWQWNLENGRCLTSKGHELRSQKL
- a CDS encoding DUF5718 family protein, which produces MIELDFDELRTWAGFGVAGNFAGHLEQAGEAVDFVNVASEGTAPKGIFPWYIPDNPGYLGEFPLSSSSLRTPEPNADGSPLNLQIEPEVGLACRVNWDGDVVANLEPFALGAFNDCSIRRPGAPKISVKKNWGPGSKGVAPRFFEISDLSPDGPTSSLRLECFLVRDDGQRRAYGVNSALQGYSFFGDRLLDWIVDRLANQKGSPNTPLEDVGALLVAAGRPQNVLIGIGATRYTELGESTYLQPGDTAIVRVYDQDEPAASTLEQNVV
- a CDS encoding phytoene desaturase family protein, whose amino-acid sequence is MADYDAIVIGAGHNGLAAALILQRAGMRTLCLEAGLYAGGMASTVELFDGYRFEIAGSVQFPTSAAVSAELGLDGLDSIDLEVMSVALRGVGDQPLIQYTDPMKLLTHLAEVHGVEALNGMAGLLAWSQAPTRALGRFEAGRPPKTLDEMYACATNEFERSAIDDMLFGSVTDVLDRYLPDPEKHAALRGSFTVLAVNTLYRGPATPGSAAALAYGLGIPDENTVLMKKLRGGIGTLTGHLRDTFTGLGGELRLRSKVGEILVADGRVTGVRTEAGDTVDAPVVVSAVAPDLTVTELIDPGALSEDVRARFARTDHRGSYLQMHFALDEAPRFAAPYEALNEPAMAASVGIFCTPEEVQQQWEDARRGVVPADPTVVLQIPSLHDPDLAPHGKHAASAFALWFPIEGDGNYGEMKVEMGQRVIDKITRLAPNFEGAITRHTTFTPRHMGTMFGAPGGDYCHGLLNPDQIGPNRPGPRGFIGQPLGVDGLYLGSAGCHGGPGITFIPGYNAAHQVLSDR
- a CDS encoding TetR/AcrR family transcriptional regulator; this translates as MPRAPQTARSERTREALRQAALVRFLAQGVEDTSAEQIAADAGVSLRTFYRHFTSKHDLLFADYDAGLQWFRSALADRPAGEPIIESVQAAIFAFPYDVEAVTRIAALRAEELDPDRIVRHIRQVQADFADAVAERLRATTAGDQLRVAVTARCIAAAVFAAMEVWMLGADRSLADLARMCRTALDSLSDI
- a CDS encoding DUF2834 domain-containing protein, encoding MISLVVHAVLGTAVVAWIVTSNRAVFAKPAQGPMFSPMEAVYYVIGIASILLGWYFNIRFVNEYAHPGHHNPIWGPGSWTQYVQLMFTNPAAGSASQDYTIINVILLPLFTIVDGYRRGLRRPWLFFVSSLFTSCAFAYAFYFATMERQRRHALAAAPQPSS
- the serS gene encoding serine--tRNA ligase codes for the protein MIDLKLLRDDPDRVRRSQISRGEDPELVDALLAADATRRAAIATADALRAEQKNVSNAVKTATSDERPAVLARAKELSAQVKAAESERDDAEAAMHAAHLAIGNVIVDGVPAGGEDDFVVLDTVGTPPELAGPKDHLELGETLGLIDMGRGAKVSGSRFYFLTGRGALLQLGLLQLAVREATSAGFTLMIPPVLVKPEVMGGTGFLGAHADEIYHLDDDDLYLVGTSEVPLAGYHSDEILDLSDGPRRYAGWSSCFRREAGSYGKDTRGIIRVHQFDKVEAFLYCRPEDAEAEHQRLLELQRTMLAHIEVPYRVIDVAAGDLGSSAARKYDCEAWVPSQGAYRELTSTSNCTTFQARRLATRYRDENGKPQIAATLNGTLATTRWLVAILENHQRPDGSVRVPSALVPYVGTDVLAPTA